One stretch of Hydrogenovibrio kuenenii DSM 12350 DNA includes these proteins:
- a CDS encoding FAD-dependent oxidoreductase: MRTRNFDVVIVGGGITGTALSYLLAKYTDIKNICILEKYGNIAALNSNATSNSQTLHCGDIETNYTLEKAVQVKHTANMLVRYSEQVDKNDFIFKFPKMILAVGDEECERLEKRHEEFKEAFPYMELWDFDRIAEVEPSVAYKDGKPRPEKILASGCTDEYSAVNYGNLSRSFIDSARKAGKDVQVYLSTEVERIVEVEHDHYECQTAQGTFNARFVVVSAGAHSLLLANQLGHGMDLSILPMAGSFYFTPKTLNGKVYTMQNDKLPFAAIHGDPDLTAPDKTRLGPTALMLPKLERYTGGTYLDFWRSLKLDGKVLKVFWDLMRDSTIRNYVLKNFLFEVPWLNKRLFVKDAQKILPDLKAPDICYADGYGGVRPQVIDKTTRELKLGEASIVPENDHIIFNMTPSPGATTCLGNAYRDAKIICERLGVPMKREQLINDLLDGEDL; the protein is encoded by the coding sequence ATGCGAACCCGAAATTTTGATGTTGTTATAGTTGGTGGCGGTATCACAGGTACAGCCCTGAGCTACCTTCTAGCAAAATATACCGACATCAAAAACATCTGCATTTTGGAAAAGTACGGTAATATCGCTGCTTTAAATTCTAATGCCACCAGCAACAGCCAAACCTTGCATTGCGGTGACATTGAGACCAACTACACCCTTGAAAAAGCTGTGCAAGTTAAGCACACAGCTAACATGCTGGTACGTTATTCAGAGCAAGTCGACAAAAACGATTTCATCTTTAAGTTTCCAAAAATGATTCTAGCGGTTGGTGACGAAGAGTGTGAGCGCTTAGAAAAACGTCACGAAGAGTTCAAAGAAGCCTTTCCATACATGGAGCTTTGGGACTTTGATCGTATTGCTGAAGTTGAGCCATCAGTTGCCTATAAAGATGGCAAACCTCGCCCTGAAAAAATTCTAGCCAGCGGTTGTACGGATGAATACTCTGCCGTCAACTACGGCAACCTATCACGTTCTTTTATCGACAGCGCGCGTAAAGCTGGTAAAGACGTTCAAGTTTATCTGAGCACAGAAGTAGAGCGTATCGTTGAAGTAGAACACGACCACTACGAATGCCAAACAGCGCAAGGCACTTTTAACGCGCGCTTTGTCGTTGTTTCTGCTGGCGCGCACAGCTTACTGCTTGCAAACCAACTGGGTCACGGCATGGATTTGTCTATTTTGCCAATGGCAGGTAGCTTCTATTTCACGCCAAAAACCCTAAACGGTAAAGTCTATACCATGCAAAACGACAAATTACCGTTCGCAGCCATTCACGGCGATCCAGACCTAACCGCACCAGACAAAACTCGCTTGGGGCCAACAGCCTTAATGCTTCCAAAACTGGAGCGCTATACTGGTGGCACCTACCTTGATTTCTGGCGTAGCTTAAAATTAGATGGCAAGGTTCTAAAAGTTTTCTGGGACTTAATGCGTGACAGCACCATTCGTAACTATGTACTTAAGAACTTCTTGTTTGAAGTGCCTTGGTTGAACAAACGCCTGTTCGTCAAAGATGCGCAAAAAATCCTACCTGATTTGAAAGCACCAGACATTTGCTATGCTGATGGTTATGGTGGTGTTCGCCCTCAGGTTATTGATAAAACAACCAGAGAGCTTAAGCTAGGCGAGGCCAGCATTGTTCCTGAAAATGATCACATTATTTTCAATATGACACCATCACCAGGCGCAACCACTTGTTTGGGTAATGCCTATCGCGATGCAAAAATCATCTGCGAACGTTTAGGCGTTCCAATGAAACGTGAACAATTGATCAACGACTTGCTAGATGGTGAAGACCTCTAA
- a CDS encoding CobW family GTP-binding protein, which produces MVKTSKQSPTNTKCPVNLITGLLGSGKTTFIQHLLKTKPQNETWGLLINDFGEIGIDAATLQTSETNSQPIVEVSGGCLCCTAFHGYQQALSTLLSQNVDRILIEPTGLGHPAKIIDLLKQPPFNEQLFISGIISVATAQQLTPDRWQKSAIMRDIVTLADTLIVNKTDLASQAELEATKALLANIYPPKEKVTFCSLKSQTNAITPSLVDFKQTKQPFYLLAGLEEHAQQTAGTAQPFSSSLPLCTRSEMRIGNTSTIGWIFDSTLQFHRTRFLAWLDALVSNKSHQLLRAKGLIKTGNEWQQLNWVDDNAQLSDIAWRQDSRLELIFNAPLTPQDITRLETNLSKALFTRHQTS; this is translated from the coding sequence ATGGTGAAGACCTCTAAGCAATCTCCCACAAACACCAAGTGTCCGGTAAACCTCATTACCGGACTACTCGGGAGTGGCAAAACCACTTTTATTCAACACCTCCTTAAGACAAAACCTCAAAATGAAACCTGGGGATTGTTAATCAATGACTTCGGCGAAATCGGTATTGATGCCGCCACCTTACAAACCTCAGAAACCAACTCGCAACCAATTGTAGAAGTATCCGGAGGCTGTCTTTGCTGCACCGCATTTCATGGCTACCAGCAAGCACTCTCAACACTATTGTCACAAAACGTTGACCGCATTCTCATTGAACCCACTGGCTTGGGACATCCTGCCAAAATCATCGACCTTTTAAAACAACCGCCCTTTAATGAACAACTCTTCATTTCTGGTATTATCAGCGTCGCAACAGCACAGCAACTTACACCCGATCGCTGGCAAAAATCCGCCATTATGCGCGATATCGTTACCCTTGCCGACACACTCATTGTCAACAAAACCGACTTAGCATCTCAAGCAGAATTAGAGGCTACCAAAGCCCTTTTAGCCAACATCTACCCACCAAAAGAAAAGGTGACATTCTGCTCTCTGAAAAGCCAGACCAATGCCATCACCCCCAGCCTGGTAGATTTTAAACAAACCAAACAACCTTTTTACCTGCTAGCAGGATTGGAAGAGCACGCGCAACAAACAGCCGGCACTGCACAGCCATTCTCCTCATCTCTCCCCTTATGTACTCGTTCAGAAATGCGTATCGGCAACACCAGCACTATTGGATGGATATTTGATTCAACACTACAATTTCACCGCACGCGATTTCTTGCCTGGTTAGACGCGCTGGTATCAAATAAATCTCATCAATTATTACGCGCAAAAGGGCTGATTAAAACTGGAAACGAATGGCAGCAACTCAATTGGGTGGATGATAACGCACAGCTAAGTGACATTGCCTGGCGTCAAGACAGCCGCCTGGAGCTTATTTTCAATGCACCACTTACACCACAAGATATTACCCGTTTAGAGACCAACTTATCAAAAGCCCTTTTTACTCGACATCAAACATCTTAA
- the folE2 gene encoding GTP cyclohydrolase FolE2 translates to MTKNMPDIACQPYENPQGKLNWVGMSGIELPILVENEQRSPTQLSSQVQAYVSLDDPLSKGIHMSRLYVILDQKGAEAPLSAQHVKSLLQAFIDSHEGLSNHAFVEFRFDYYERRRSLKSDNSGWKHYPTTLRGELKDGNFECEVSISVPYSSTCPCSAALSRQLIQEAFEQKFSGGSVDYQEVLAWLGTPEGICATPHSQRSYAQVKVKISEEAPLSISGLINQIEDAVQTPVQSTVKREDEQEFARLNASNLMFCEDAARRLQAKFSQQAEYMDFWIRVNHLESLHPHDAVAIVTKGVPGGYDDEPNFMDRLSVN, encoded by the coding sequence ATGACGAAGAACATGCCCGACATCGCTTGTCAGCCATATGAAAATCCCCAAGGAAAACTAAACTGGGTCGGAATGTCCGGTATCGAACTACCGATTTTGGTCGAAAACGAACAAAGATCCCCTACTCAACTTTCCTCACAAGTCCAAGCCTACGTCAGTCTTGATGACCCACTTAGCAAAGGCATTCACATGTCTCGCTTGTATGTGATTTTGGACCAAAAAGGAGCCGAAGCGCCTTTATCCGCACAACATGTCAAAAGCCTGTTGCAAGCGTTTATTGATTCCCACGAAGGATTGAGTAATCACGCCTTTGTTGAGTTTCGCTTCGACTACTACGAAAGACGTCGTTCATTGAAGTCTGATAACTCAGGCTGGAAGCACTACCCAACCACTTTGCGCGGTGAATTAAAGGACGGCAACTTCGAATGCGAAGTCAGCATCAGCGTACCCTATTCGTCAACCTGCCCTTGCTCGGCAGCACTGTCTCGCCAGCTTATCCAAGAAGCTTTTGAACAAAAGTTCTCAGGTGGCTCCGTGGACTACCAAGAAGTTTTGGCTTGGCTGGGCACACCGGAAGGTATTTGCGCCACACCTCACAGTCAGCGTTCTTATGCACAGGTAAAGGTTAAGATTTCCGAGGAAGCACCTTTGTCGATTTCCGGCTTAATCAACCAGATTGAAGATGCAGTACAAACGCCAGTGCAATCAACCGTGAAACGTGAAGATGAGCAGGAATTCGCTCGCTTGAACGCCAGCAACCTAATGTTCTGTGAAGACGCAGCGCGTCGCCTACAGGCCAAGTTCAGCCAGCAAGCGGAATACATGGATTTCTGGATTCGTGTTAACCACTTGGAAAGCCTGCATCCGCATGATGCGGTGGCAATTGTCACCAAGGGTGTTCCGGGCGGTTATGATGATGAACCAAACTTTATGGATCGCCTGTCGGTTAATTAG
- a CDS encoding Lrp/AsnC family transcriptional regulator, which translates to MTVQLDKFDKAILLALQENGRLANQELADKIGLSPSACLRRFKALETSGLIVGYRALLDAKKLGLDLMALVHISMDKHTKERFQGFESAIQAMPNVLECLLLTGQSADYQLKVVVKDMDEYQELLLNHLTQIEGVSGVHTSFVLRKVVDKTALPIG; encoded by the coding sequence TTGACTGTGCAATTGGATAAGTTTGATAAGGCAATATTGTTAGCATTGCAAGAAAATGGGCGATTGGCAAATCAGGAGTTGGCAGACAAAATCGGACTGTCACCTTCTGCTTGTTTAAGGCGTTTCAAAGCACTCGAAACCAGTGGGTTGATTGTCGGCTATCGTGCGTTATTGGATGCCAAAAAATTGGGCTTAGATTTAATGGCGCTGGTGCATATCTCGATGGATAAACACACCAAAGAACGTTTTCAAGGGTTTGAAAGTGCCATACAAGCCATGCCCAATGTGTTGGAGTGTTTGTTATTGACCGGGCAATCCGCTGACTATCAGTTGAAAGTGGTGGTCAAAGATATGGATGAGTATCAAGAATTGCTATTGAATCATTTAACGCAAATCGAAGGGGTGAGTGGTGTGCATACCAGTTTTGTATTGAGAAAAGTGGTGGATAAAACGGCTTTGCCGATAGGGTGA
- a CDS encoding 2-isopropylmalate synthase: MNTMNFHKYRPTATPDLPNRQWPNKRLTQAPIWVSVDLRDGNQALAKPMTVEQKLKLWDKLVSIGFKTIEIGFPSASQLEFDFTRRLIEENRIPDDVTVQVLVQAREHLIKRTYEALEGVKQAVIHVYNTTSRVQRDKVFEKTQDEIKQMAVQGATWVQDYAKQHPTSNWIFQYSPESFSQTETDYAVEVCQAVMDVWQPTPQNKCILNLPATVESTSPNRFADQIEYFITHLQNRESTIISVHTHNDRGCAVAAAELAILAGADRVEGTLLGNGERTGNMDIVTLAMNFYSEGINPELNFSNPDDWIEVVEEVTQIPTHIRHPWVGQAVYTAYSGSHQDAIRKCLTVQKDSNPWDVAYLPIDPKDIQRDYEAIIRVNSQSGKAGAAFVLEQEYGLHLPKWVQQDFAPTAQNCAESTDGVVSHKILYDAFIKHYKLSESAIQLDHYKLDKQDGKEHLSLNVNGESWQGVGNGTLSALCNAWQNKTNQEIDVLDYAEHAMQQGKEAKAIAYIYVQVGDQKRIGIAMMEDSLSAMMQALISAVQ, from the coding sequence ATGAACACAATGAATTTCCACAAATATCGCCCAACGGCTACACCCGATTTACCCAATCGTCAGTGGCCGAACAAGCGCCTTACCCAGGCGCCGATTTGGGTGAGTGTCGATCTAAGAGATGGCAACCAAGCTTTGGCAAAACCCATGACGGTTGAGCAAAAGCTAAAACTTTGGGACAAATTGGTTTCTATCGGCTTCAAAACTATTGAAATCGGTTTCCCGTCTGCCAGTCAATTAGAGTTCGATTTTACACGTCGCTTGATTGAAGAAAACCGTATTCCTGACGATGTCACGGTACAGGTTTTGGTACAAGCTCGCGAACACCTAATTAAACGAACTTACGAAGCACTTGAAGGTGTTAAACAAGCAGTTATCCACGTTTACAACACTACATCACGCGTACAGCGAGACAAGGTCTTTGAAAAAACGCAAGACGAAATCAAGCAAATGGCCGTACAGGGTGCAACTTGGGTTCAAGATTATGCCAAGCAACATCCAACATCCAACTGGATTTTCCAATACTCGCCAGAGAGCTTTTCGCAAACTGAAACAGACTATGCCGTAGAAGTCTGCCAAGCCGTAATGGATGTATGGCAGCCAACACCACAAAACAAGTGCATTTTAAACCTTCCGGCAACCGTGGAAAGCACTTCGCCAAACCGTTTTGCAGATCAGATCGAATACTTCATCACGCATTTGCAAAATCGTGAATCCACCATTATTTCTGTACACACACACAATGACAGAGGGTGCGCGGTTGCAGCGGCCGAATTGGCTATTCTAGCGGGAGCAGATCGTGTTGAAGGTACACTTTTGGGTAATGGCGAACGTACAGGCAACATGGATATCGTTACCCTAGCGATGAATTTCTACAGTGAAGGCATTAACCCTGAGTTGAATTTCAGCAACCCGGATGATTGGATAGAAGTGGTGGAAGAAGTCACACAAATCCCAACACACATTCGCCACCCCTGGGTTGGGCAAGCGGTTTACACAGCCTATTCCGGCAGCCATCAGGATGCAATCCGTAAATGCTTAACGGTACAAAAAGACAGCAATCCTTGGGATGTGGCTTATTTACCCATCGATCCCAAAGACATTCAGCGCGATTATGAAGCGATTATCCGCGTAAACAGTCAGTCTGGAAAAGCAGGTGCGGCTTTTGTATTAGAGCAAGAATATGGACTTCATTTGCCAAAATGGGTGCAACAAGATTTTGCCCCTACTGCACAAAACTGTGCCGAATCGACCGACGGTGTCGTTAGCCACAAAATTTTGTACGATGCATTTATTAAGCACTACAAGCTAAGTGAAAGTGCCATTCAGCTTGATCATTACAAACTGGATAAGCAAGACGGAAAAGAACATTTGAGTTTGAATGTTAACGGTGAGTCTTGGCAAGGCGTTGGCAACGGCACACTAAGTGCCTTGTGTAATGCTTGGCAAAACAAAACGAATCAAGAAATTGATGTACTGGATTATGCTGAGCACGCTATGCAACAGGGCAAAGAAGCAAAAGCTATCGCGTATATTTATGTACAAGTTGGTGATCAAAAGCGTATCGGTATCGCAATGATGGAAGACAGTCTTTCAGCAATGATGCAAGCGCTTATCTCAGCCGTACAATAA
- a CDS encoding FmdB family zinc ribbon protein, with product MPIYKYQCGECGDFEVLRDLSERNDPCYCPMCGSESEMQIGAPYLAILSEEDRKKWEINERSKHSPQAVRRSSCGCSSSVHTCSATSTKPSEEKESKSPGLQMQTKKTARPWMLGH from the coding sequence ATGCCAATATACAAATATCAATGTGGAGAATGTGGGGATTTTGAAGTGTTAAGGGATTTGTCTGAGCGCAATGACCCTTGCTACTGTCCTATGTGTGGTTCTGAGTCTGAAATGCAAATTGGTGCACCTTATTTGGCGATCTTGTCAGAAGAGGATCGCAAAAAGTGGGAAATAAATGAACGCTCAAAGCATTCACCCCAGGCAGTAAGACGTTCGAGTTGTGGTTGTTCCAGCAGTGTGCATACCTGTTCGGCAACCAGTACTAAGCCATCAGAAGAAAAAGAAAGCAAGTCTCCTGGCTTACAGATGCAGACCAAAAAGACAGCTCGTCCTTGGATGTTAGGTCATTAA